A single genomic interval of Acaryochloris thomasi RCC1774 harbors:
- a CDS encoding metallophosphoesterase, translated as MKNLKWFLLGGLGLLGLLLVWGLIEPRLLFVEEEVAIIPDLPEAWNGQKIGQLSDFQIGMWAGNPGTAHRSVQEMIDAQPAAVLISGDFIYHADPNPATEIEEAVSIVRPLVEAGIPTYAVLGNHDYGMSSKKAKPGEKLAGSLETELEAAGIVVLENESIEMRLPNSNETVYLAAVDSLWANQDDVNTALKGIPANRPTVALMHNPDTFELFPANAAPLAVAGHTHGGQMRLPGSPQWSWLKFTQGDKVFADGWAKGYGKPGNNLYVNVGIGMSIVPLRIFCPPEATIFTLQSS; from the coding sequence ATGAAGAACTTAAAATGGTTTCTGCTCGGGGGACTAGGACTCCTGGGCCTACTGCTAGTGTGGGGCCTTATCGAACCCCGCCTGCTCTTTGTTGAAGAAGAAGTAGCCATTATCCCTGACCTGCCAGAAGCGTGGAATGGGCAAAAGATCGGACAGCTTTCAGACTTCCAGATCGGGATGTGGGCCGGTAATCCCGGCACTGCCCATCGCAGCGTTCAGGAAATGATAGATGCTCAGCCAGCAGCAGTCCTAATTAGCGGGGACTTCATTTACCACGCGGACCCCAACCCCGCCACCGAGATCGAAGAAGCCGTTAGCATTGTGCGACCCCTTGTTGAAGCAGGCATTCCCACCTACGCAGTGCTAGGGAATCACGACTACGGGATGAGCAGCAAGAAAGCTAAACCTGGAGAAAAGCTAGCGGGCAGCTTAGAAACAGAGCTAGAAGCAGCCGGTATTGTGGTCCTCGAAAACGAGTCCATCGAGATGCGGCTGCCCAACAGCAATGAAACGGTGTACCTAGCAGCCGTTGATTCGCTGTGGGCGAACCAGGATGATGTCAACACGGCCCTGAAGGGAATACCCGCCAATCGCCCTACCGTAGCTCTGATGCATAACCCAGATACGTTTGAGCTGTTTCCGGCCAACGCAGCGCCTCTGGCAGTGGCAGGCCACACCCACGGTGGCCAGATGCGTCTTCCCGGTTCGCCTCAGTGGTCGTGGCTAAAGTTTACCCAAGGAGACAAAGTGTTTGCGGACGGTTGGGCCAAAGGGTATGGCAAACCCGGCAACAACCTATACGTCAACGTCGGTATCGGTATGAGTATCGTTCCGCTGCGGATATTCTGTCCCCCGGAAGCGACAATTTTTACGCTGCAGTCTTCCTGA
- a CDS encoding CHAT domain-containing protein, with translation MACIAGNLVAAFAVVLLNPCINLANPSVLSTQQVVASTPEMKQYQAGLDLYKEGKYPEALAVFREIQAFYVQNNNLKGQREILINIGRVHEKLGRASKALQAFNAALDITQKLEAPVQAGSILIKMAGVYELLGEYDRSFATYDRALQIYRKHNSRRGEAAALTGKGLISLRQGKYTKALDLYQQALQVRRLEGDRYGEAITLSGIGVSYLQLGQPQKALDVHQQALRLRKQSKDIRGQAISRRYIGQTYAAFSRNRKALKQYQKALDIFRNANDFNGQERTLIRMAGLYNKTGQHQEALDLLYEARSIAKKISDRKGEGLAHSEIGKTQDRLQQYSEALKSHRYALALRQQIGDRAGEVETLSDIASLLEQQQQPETAVVFYKEAVNQIEDIRKELTTLSISEQEAYADTVAHVYRSLADLLLSQDRILEAQQVLELLKVQELRNFTRESRTNIESQGIATYESEAMVVETHDSLIRFGTDVKQCEEAQCPLLSQKLDQLEQINADFEKTVQELEAEIRSRRAQDFKFFDPNKLVRKAESIFAAQPNTVIVYPLVLEDKLWILWASAGGITRSIEVPGVGRSELGQAVLEFRQLLQDPNSDIVRLQATSKTLYDWLLPVELAKELKANQIENLIFSLDNVTRYIPTDALFSGERYLIEDYNLSTIISAELTDTTSQLPATVDQTRILALGLSNPVSGFNSLPNVPDELDAIVRDASKPNDAIGIYPGREMLNEQFTRKSMRDNLGGHQVLHIATHGEFIPGNRAQSSYVLLGDGDKLPISEVEKLRGLGQIHLVVLSACQTALGDSGQDGTEINGLSYYFLNGGAKAVIASLWNVNDRSTRLLMERFYSQLAQSTPQERITKAQAMRLTKLDLIYDRTGQSQPRNDRGRIDIQGKPDSGQSNDFSHPYYWAPFTIIGNAL, from the coding sequence ATGGCTTGCATTGCCGGGAACCTAGTCGCGGCTTTCGCCGTAGTGCTTCTGAATCCATGTATCAATCTAGCCAATCCTTCCGTTCTCTCTACCCAGCAGGTTGTGGCTTCAACACCCGAAATGAAGCAGTATCAGGCGGGACTTGATCTCTACAAAGAAGGCAAGTACCCAGAAGCATTAGCGGTTTTTCGTGAAATTCAAGCCTTTTATGTACAAAACAACAATCTGAAAGGCCAGCGAGAGATTTTAATCAATATTGGCCGAGTCCATGAAAAACTGGGTCGTGCCTCTAAAGCCCTGCAAGCCTTCAATGCGGCCTTAGACATCACCCAAAAGCTTGAAGCCCCTGTTCAAGCGGGCAGCATTCTGATCAAAATGGCCGGTGTGTATGAGCTTCTGGGAGAATATGATCGCTCCTTTGCAACCTATGATCGGGCATTGCAGATTTACCGAAAGCACAATAGCCGTCGCGGTGAAGCGGCAGCCCTCACGGGGAAGGGGCTGATCTCTTTGCGGCAGGGAAAGTATACGAAGGCACTCGATTTATACCAGCAGGCCTTGCAGGTGCGCCGATTGGAAGGTGATCGCTATGGAGAAGCCATCACCTTAAGCGGTATCGGGGTTTCCTATCTGCAGCTTGGTCAGCCTCAAAAGGCTCTGGACGTTCACCAGCAGGCCTTGCGCTTGCGGAAACAGTCCAAAGATATCAGAGGCCAAGCCATCAGCCGCAGGTATATTGGGCAAACCTATGCTGCCTTCTCGCGCAACCGCAAAGCTCTTAAGCAGTACCAGAAAGCCTTAGATATCTTTCGTAATGCCAATGATTTCAACGGTCAAGAAAGAACGCTCATTCGGATGGCGGGTCTCTACAACAAGACGGGCCAACACCAAGAAGCACTGGATCTTTTATACGAAGCACGCTCTATTGCAAAAAAGATTAGCGATCGCAAAGGTGAGGGGCTAGCCCACAGCGAGATTGGTAAAACTCAGGATCGACTGCAGCAATACTCAGAAGCCTTAAAATCCCATCGCTATGCCCTCGCGCTCCGTCAGCAGATCGGAGACCGAGCGGGCGAAGTCGAAACCCTCAGCGACATTGCTTCCTTACTTGAGCAACAGCAGCAGCCAGAAACCGCTGTCGTTTTTTACAAAGAAGCCGTTAATCAAATCGAAGATATTCGCAAAGAGCTGACCACACTGTCCATCTCAGAGCAAGAAGCCTACGCCGATACCGTTGCCCATGTCTATCGATCTCTGGCCGATCTGCTACTTTCACAGGACAGAATTCTCGAAGCACAGCAGGTCCTAGAACTGCTCAAGGTCCAGGAACTTCGCAACTTCACGCGTGAAAGCCGCACCAATATTGAGAGCCAGGGAATTGCCACCTATGAATCAGAGGCAATGGTGGTTGAAACCCATGACAGCCTCATCCGGTTTGGTACTGATGTCAAACAGTGCGAAGAAGCCCAGTGTCCCCTTTTAAGTCAGAAGCTCGATCAGCTCGAACAAATCAACGCAGACTTTGAGAAGACAGTCCAAGAACTAGAAGCCGAAATCCGCAGCAGGCGCGCCCAAGACTTTAAGTTTTTTGACCCCAATAAACTCGTTCGCAAAGCAGAATCCATTTTTGCAGCTCAACCGAACACCGTCATTGTCTATCCGCTGGTTCTTGAAGACAAGCTGTGGATCCTGTGGGCGTCTGCGGGCGGTATTACCCGCAGCATTGAAGTGCCTGGGGTTGGCCGATCAGAACTAGGGCAGGCCGTTCTAGAATTTCGGCAGCTTTTACAGGATCCGAACTCTGATATTGTCCGCCTGCAGGCAACCAGCAAAACGCTCTATGACTGGCTGCTGCCCGTCGAGTTAGCAAAGGAGCTGAAGGCCAATCAAATTGAAAATCTCATTTTCTCCCTCGATAACGTCACGCGCTACATCCCCACGGATGCCCTTTTCAGTGGTGAGCGCTACCTGATTGAAGACTATAATCTTTCGACCATCATTTCTGCTGAACTGACAGATACGACCTCCCAGTTACCCGCCACCGTTGATCAGACCCGCATTCTAGCTTTAGGGCTATCAAACCCTGTCTCGGGATTTAATTCACTGCCCAACGTCCCAGATGAGCTAGATGCGATCGTTCGAGATGCCTCTAAACCCAACGATGCAATTGGCATATATCCGGGTCGGGAGATGCTCAATGAGCAATTTACTCGCAAATCAATGCGGGATAATCTGGGCGGGCATCAGGTCTTACACATTGCGACCCACGGTGAATTTATCCCAGGAAATAGGGCACAGTCTTCTTACGTATTGCTGGGGGATGGGGATAAGCTACCGATTTCTGAGGTCGAAAAACTTCGAGGGCTAGGACAGATACATTTAGTGGTTCTATCTGCCTGTCAGACAGCACTAGGAGACAGTGGTCAAGATGGCACAGAGATTAATGGGCTGAGCTATTACTTTCTAAACGGCGGCGCAAAAGCCGTCATTGCTTCCCTGTGGAACGTGAACGATCGCAGTACCAGATTGCTGATGGAGCGTTTCTATTCTCAGTTAGCTCAAAGTACGCCTCAAGAACGGATAACGAAAGCTCAGGCCATGCGGCTCACGAAGCTTGATTTAATCTACGACCGTACAGGCCAATCGCAGCCCCGCAACGACCGTGGCCGCATCGATATTCAAGGCAAGCCAGATTCAGGTCAGTCAAATGACTTTTCCCATCCCTACTATTGGGCACCGTTCACCATTATTGGGAACGCTTTATAG
- a CDS encoding AAA family ATPase: MPISVTIRNLQTLILSFHPIIVIETVEEERVQGLLKKVTQDMSMPLFEWSAAQGLIRSPGTMDAPWVNEYAPPGTIKPTTIGNTAEALAVLQHLQDMTIKALFWLKDFTKHLDDPVVVRHLREVAQLFSQNRSALILTGNDVQLPKEVAHDAVYFDLKLPGRDEFAYTVKDMVRVLRQKHRTQIDLQQEDGERLVQALSGMTIKQARQVLAYAALDDGKLTACDVDRIVHRKAQIIREGGVLEYFPLQENRAELGGFSGLKQWLARAEVGFTAEAKALNLQPPKGILIVGIQGCGKSLAAKAIAQQWKMPLLKLDAGRLYDKYVGESEKNFRQAIKLAESMAPSVLWIDEIEKSLGADNGDQDGGLSRRMFGSFLTWMQEKSQQVFVVATANDISRIPPEMLRKGRFDEIFYVDLPDVKERTNIINIHLLLRKQDPSQFDMAALLKETEGFSGAEIEQVVIAALYRALYLRQPLNTELMIQEIDSTIPLSVSRREHLQQLRAIAKDRFVSVR, translated from the coding sequence ATGCCGATATCGGTCACCATTCGCAATCTACAAACGCTGATCCTGTCCTTTCACCCCATCATTGTGATTGAGACGGTAGAAGAGGAGCGCGTGCAGGGGCTGCTGAAGAAGGTAACTCAAGATATGTCAATGCCTTTGTTTGAATGGAGCGCCGCCCAGGGTTTAATTCGCTCTCCAGGAACAATGGATGCCCCTTGGGTCAACGAATATGCGCCACCGGGAACCATCAAACCCACCACCATTGGCAATACAGCCGAAGCGTTAGCAGTCCTGCAGCATCTGCAAGATATGACCATTAAGGCCCTTTTCTGGCTTAAGGATTTTACAAAACATCTTGATGATCCAGTAGTCGTTCGCCATCTGCGAGAAGTGGCGCAGCTTTTTTCTCAAAATCGCTCGGCGCTCATTTTGACCGGGAACGATGTTCAACTCCCCAAGGAAGTCGCCCACGACGCGGTGTATTTTGATCTGAAGCTGCCGGGGCGAGATGAGTTTGCCTACACCGTCAAGGATATGGTGCGCGTTCTGCGCCAAAAGCACCGAACGCAGATCGATCTACAGCAGGAAGATGGTGAGCGATTGGTGCAGGCCCTGAGCGGCATGACCATCAAGCAGGCGCGTCAGGTATTAGCCTATGCCGCCTTAGATGACGGCAAGCTCACGGCCTGCGACGTGGATCGGATTGTCCATCGTAAGGCCCAGATTATCCGTGAAGGGGGAGTGCTGGAGTATTTTCCGCTCCAAGAAAATCGAGCGGAGCTAGGAGGATTTTCGGGACTCAAGCAGTGGCTGGCGAGAGCCGAAGTGGGATTCACTGCAGAGGCTAAGGCTCTCAACCTGCAGCCACCCAAGGGCATTTTGATCGTAGGCATTCAAGGCTGTGGTAAATCTCTGGCGGCAAAGGCCATTGCCCAGCAGTGGAAGATGCCGCTGCTAAAGCTCGATGCCGGACGGCTCTATGACAAGTACGTCGGGGAGTCAGAAAAGAATTTTCGACAGGCGATTAAGCTGGCGGAGTCGATGGCACCGTCGGTCCTGTGGATTGATGAAATTGAGAAAAGCCTAGGGGCCGACAATGGTGATCAGGACGGGGGTCTCAGTCGCCGGATGTTTGGCTCGTTTTTAACTTGGATGCAGGAGAAATCGCAGCAGGTCTTTGTCGTCGCAACGGCCAACGATATTTCTCGCATTCCACCAGAGATGCTGCGCAAGGGGCGCTTTGATGAGATTTTCTACGTTGATTTGCCCGATGTAAAAGAGCGCACCAATATCATTAATATTCATCTATTGCTGCGTAAGCAGGATCCGAGTCAGTTTGATATGGCGGCACTACTCAAGGAAACAGAAGGCTTTAGTGGCGCTGAGATTGAACAGGTGGTAATTGCGGCCCTATATCGGGCGCTCTACCTTCGCCAGCCGTTAAATACAGAGCTGATGATTCAAGAAATTGATAGTACGATTCCGCTGTCGGTTTCGCGGCGAGAGCATCTGCAGCAGCTACGTGCGATCGCAAAGGATCGGTTCGTCAGCGTCCGTTGA
- a CDS encoding aminoglycoside phosphotransferase family protein, which yields MNILHLKRYRKSASRRVKSWLRMGRHLQDPVRTSSSAFQIDLALVHSLLEGQHPDLAHLQICHLGTGWHNTMFRLGDQLLLRLPRRTTAGPLIENEQIWLPQLADRLPINVPTAVRVGEPTQRYPWRWSILPWLTGTTAEQVNLRTSQVQHFTSFLKALHVPAPANAPQNPVRGVPLKQRSAVFEKRFLRVEEQTNLITRQIKNIWHRAIEAPMDGEPRWLHGDLHPLNVVVNDGAISGIIDWGHITSGDIATDLASIWMLFAQQNHRQQVIESYGNLSDATLQRAQGWAILFGVGLVESGLVANSSHASIGAATLQRVAEDSLALR from the coding sequence GTGAATATACTGCACCTAAAACGCTATCGAAAGTCAGCCTCAAGACGAGTAAAGTCTTGGCTGAGGATGGGACGACATCTGCAGGATCCCGTCCGAACATCGTCCTCTGCGTTTCAGATAGATCTGGCGCTCGTCCATAGCTTGCTAGAAGGGCAGCACCCCGATCTTGCCCACTTGCAGATTTGTCACCTTGGTACAGGCTGGCATAACACGATGTTTCGTTTAGGAGATCAGTTGCTCCTCAGGCTTCCCCGCCGCACAACGGCAGGTCCTCTGATTGAAAACGAGCAAATCTGGCTGCCACAGCTTGCGGATCGGCTACCTATTAATGTTCCCACTGCTGTTCGGGTTGGTGAACCGACACAACGCTATCCTTGGCGCTGGAGCATACTTCCGTGGCTAACGGGGACAACGGCGGAACAAGTAAACCTGCGTACGAGCCAGGTGCAGCACTTCACCTCGTTCCTGAAAGCACTCCATGTTCCGGCACCTGCCAATGCCCCCCAGAATCCGGTGCGTGGCGTTCCTTTAAAGCAGCGATCTGCTGTATTTGAAAAACGATTCCTGCGGGTAGAGGAGCAAACAAACCTGATTACCCGGCAGATCAAAAATATTTGGCATAGAGCTATCGAGGCACCGATGGACGGGGAACCACGATGGCTCCATGGTGATCTTCATCCTCTCAATGTCGTCGTTAATGATGGTGCGATCTCAGGCATCATTGATTGGGGGCACATTACCTCAGGGGATATTGCGACTGACTTGGCTTCTATCTGGATGCTCTTTGCTCAGCAAAATCATCGCCAGCAGGTGATCGAAAGCTATGGCAATCTTTCGGATGCAACCCTGCAGCGTGCTCAAGGATGGGCCATTCTATTTGGTGTGGGGCTTGTGGAATCAGGACTAGTTGCTAATTCAAGCCACGCTAGTATTGGAGCTGCTACTCTGCAGCGTGTTGCTGAGGATAGCTTAGCTCTACGGTAG
- a CDS encoding homoserine dehydrogenase has product MGFKVGLLGLGTVGTGVGKILQSPEGRHPLLQAVELARVGVRSLDKPRDLELPSHTLTTDLAAIVSDPDVDIVIEVIGGLEPARTLILDAIAHGKHVVTANKAVIARFGDEIFTAANQAGVYVMLEAAVAGGIPVIQPLKESLGANRIHAMMGILNGTTNYILTKMQSGGDFDDILAEAQALGYAEADPTADVDGFDAGDKIAILTSLAFGGRVKLDQVHREGIRQVSAADIAYAQKLGFVIKLLAIAKLPPNNNNNQVEVRVHPTLVPEEHPLASVNDAFNAILIEADPLGQVMFFGPGAGAGPTASAVVSDTINIVALLKTGLTAANPDSETIHPLLACSHNSYFDVAPMADLVTRFYARIRTQDHPGVIGRLGTCFGDHEVSLESLVQTDVNDNLAEIAVVTHLVREGDFRQALNEIKSLEAVDSIPSVLRVL; this is encoded by the coding sequence GTGGGTTTCAAAGTCGGCTTACTCGGTTTAGGAACAGTGGGCACGGGCGTGGGGAAAATTCTTCAGTCGCCGGAAGGTCGCCATCCGCTGCTGCAGGCAGTTGAACTGGCTCGCGTGGGGGTGCGATCGCTCGATAAACCCCGTGACCTTGAGCTACCTTCCCATACATTGACGACAGATCTGGCCGCAATTGTTTCCGATCCTGATGTGGATATCGTGATTGAGGTGATTGGGGGCCTAGAACCAGCCCGCACCTTAATTCTGGACGCCATTGCCCACGGCAAGCATGTGGTAACTGCCAACAAGGCCGTAATCGCTCGCTTTGGGGACGAAATTTTCACCGCGGCGAATCAGGCTGGGGTCTACGTGATGCTTGAAGCTGCTGTTGCGGGCGGCATCCCTGTGATTCAGCCGCTGAAGGAGTCCTTAGGGGCTAACCGCATCCATGCCATGATGGGGATTCTCAACGGCACCACGAACTATATCCTCACTAAAATGCAGTCCGGGGGCGACTTTGACGATATTTTGGCTGAAGCCCAGGCCCTGGGCTATGCCGAAGCCGATCCCACTGCAGACGTGGATGGCTTCGATGCGGGGGATAAAATTGCGATTCTCACGTCCCTAGCCTTTGGCGGTCGTGTGAAGTTAGATCAGGTCCATCGAGAGGGCATCCGGCAGGTGAGTGCGGCGGATATTGCCTATGCTCAAAAGCTGGGGTTTGTGATTAAATTACTTGCGATCGCAAAGCTCCCCCCCAACAACAACAACAACCAAGTAGAAGTCAGAGTTCACCCTACTTTAGTGCCAGAAGAACACCCCCTAGCCAGCGTCAACGACGCTTTTAACGCAATCTTGATCGAAGCCGATCCTCTAGGGCAGGTGATGTTCTTCGGTCCCGGAGCCGGAGCCGGTCCCACCGCCAGCGCCGTTGTCTCCGACACCATCAATATCGTGGCCTTGCTGAAAACAGGTCTAACAGCCGCCAATCCTGACTCTGAGACCATTCATCCTCTTCTGGCCTGCTCGCACAACAGCTACTTTGACGTTGCCCCAATGGCGGATCTGGTGACACGTTTTTACGCTCGCATTCGCACCCAAGACCATCCCGGCGTGATTGGTAGGCTCGGCACCTGTTTTGGCGACCACGAAGTAAGTCTAGAATCCTTAGTACAAACTGACGTGAACGATAACCTTGCAGAAATTGCCGTCGTCACTCACCTCGTCCGTGAAGGTGACTTTAGACAAGCTCTAAACGAAATCAAAAGTTTGGAAGCTGTCGATAGCATCCCAAGCGTCCTAAGGGTTCTATAG
- a CDS encoding pentapeptide repeat-containing protein translates to MTLNIPLPVWEAAVFLALAVAVWQVPKWQTKTFTEELEPKDRANLEDANRRTFIQFLGGLFFFVTAYLSWRNLQTAEDKEVNDRFSKAVELLGDDRLEVRLGGIYLLERIAKDSARDHWTVMEVLTSYIREKSPVTARSEILKTDIQAALTVIGRRNVNNDSRTKRLDLRDVNLIGADLSEANFDSANLSGSELSDATLERVTLRGANLNQVRLADSNFVGSILNEADLNGAILRGANFAQASLIGAVLLQANLREASFDKASLGKANLIEAQLQQASFVGANLGAANLIGADFTDTSLIKANLARSDLRSATNLLPEQIQMASQWEAAVYDVELQEQLGLNVMSDP, encoded by the coding sequence ATGACGTTGAATATACCTTTACCGGTCTGGGAGGCAGCCGTGTTCTTGGCCCTAGCCGTTGCCGTTTGGCAGGTGCCTAAATGGCAAACAAAAACCTTTACTGAAGAACTAGAGCCTAAGGACCGCGCCAATCTTGAAGATGCTAATCGCCGGACGTTTATTCAGTTTCTGGGGGGCCTGTTTTTCTTTGTCACGGCCTATCTCTCTTGGCGCAACCTACAAACAGCAGAAGATAAAGAGGTTAACGATCGCTTCAGTAAAGCCGTTGAACTGCTGGGGGATGATCGTTTAGAAGTCCGGCTTGGAGGGATTTATCTGCTAGAGCGGATTGCCAAAGATTCCGCCCGAGATCACTGGACCGTGATGGAGGTTTTAACTTCCTATATTCGCGAGAAGTCGCCAGTGACTGCGCGATCAGAAATACTGAAAACCGATATCCAGGCTGCCCTGACGGTGATTGGTCGCCGGAATGTGAACAATGACTCACGGACTAAGCGGCTCGATTTGCGGGACGTGAATTTGATCGGGGCTGATTTGTCTGAAGCTAATTTTGATAGTGCAAACTTGAGTGGCTCCGAGCTTAGCGATGCCACCTTGGAGCGCGTCACGTTGAGAGGAGCTAACCTGAACCAAGTTCGGCTGGCAGATTCTAACTTTGTAGGCTCAATACTTAATGAGGCCGATTTAAATGGGGCTATTTTGAGGGGGGCTAACTTTGCCCAAGCGAGTCTGATTGGGGCCGTGTTGCTGCAGGCAAACTTGAGGGAAGCCTCTTTTGATAAGGCCAGCCTAGGCAAGGCTAATCTAATCGAAGCTCAGCTTCAGCAGGCTTCTTTTGTTGGGGCGAATCTGGGAGCTGCGAATTTGATCGGGGCTGATTTTACCGATACGTCTCTGATTAAAGCTAATTTGGCCCGTTCAGACCTGCGATCTGCCACGAATCTATTACCGGAACAGATTCAGATGGCGAGTCAATGGGAGGCGGCTGTCTATGATGTGGAGCTTCAAGAGCAGCTGGGGCTAAATGTGATGTCTGATCCTTAG
- a CDS encoding glycerophosphodiester phosphodiesterase, producing the protein MLCIGHRGAMGHAPENTIASIQKALELGADCIEVDVYIVEGHLMVFHDQRLERTTNGSGFIWDHTFDYLRTLDAGNGEQIPTLTEACQTIQNRAGLNVELKGPGTAVPVVEFITAQVKQGWSKKLFLVSSFDHQALVKVKRLDPDLQIGVLTREPLQEGSRFATHLGAYAIHPAAKKIDRQWVDEAYAQGLKIFAYTVNHPQQIHRMKALGVEGLFTNFPERVVAERREKNNIGWP; encoded by the coding sequence ATGCTCTGCATAGGACATCGAGGGGCGATGGGACACGCCCCGGAGAACACGATCGCATCCATCCAAAAAGCCTTAGAACTAGGAGCCGACTGCATTGAGGTTGACGTATACATCGTTGAGGGCCACCTGATGGTGTTCCATGATCAGCGCTTAGAGCGGACGACTAACGGTTCTGGCTTTATTTGGGACCACACCTTTGACTATTTACGAACATTGGATGCAGGCAATGGCGAACAGATTCCCACGCTGACCGAAGCCTGCCAAACAATCCAGAACCGCGCTGGACTCAACGTTGAACTCAAGGGGCCGGGAACCGCAGTCCCCGTTGTCGAATTCATTACCGCCCAAGTCAAACAGGGATGGAGTAAAAAGCTCTTTTTAGTTTCATCCTTCGACCACCAGGCACTCGTCAAGGTTAAACGGCTGGACCCTGACCTACAGATTGGCGTCCTCACCAGAGAACCGCTGCAGGAAGGAAGCAGATTCGCAACCCATCTAGGAGCCTATGCGATCCATCCTGCAGCAAAGAAAATCGATCGGCAGTGGGTCGATGAAGCCTACGCACAAGGGCTAAAAATTTTTGCCTATACCGTTAATCACCCCCAGCAGATCCATCGGATGAAAGCGTTAGGCGTTGAGGGTCTATTTACCAATTTTCCAGAACGAGTCGTTGCTGAACGCCGAGAAAAGAACAATATAGGATGGCCCTAA